One region of Gallaecimonas xiamenensis 3-C-1 genomic DNA includes:
- a CDS encoding catalase family peroxidase, which yields MDTPNTKLRLAVIAVAVALPAAFFAYSAGWLSPARLTPAKLVDQLQANGGNNMGERRNHTKGLCVSGYFEGNGQGTAVSSATAFTQGRYPVSGRFSLPGGNPHGNDAAATPRSLSLKIDGGAGQQWRMAMLSSPVFVLSQPQDFYQLLKLQQPDPATGKPDGAKIGAFFKAHPESAPFLNWAKNHKRSDSFASTPFNSLNAFAATNADGERRFVRWSFLPQAPFAAQPAGAGPDFLFTDLQKRLEEGPVSWQLQLQLANPGDPVTDATKAWPADRQHIDVGTLVLTQAEPGSSGACRDINFDPTILPAGLSPSADPLLPARSAVYSDDFTRRIGEQAKLEDKS from the coding sequence ATGGACACTCCCAACACCAAGCTGCGCCTGGCCGTTATTGCCGTGGCCGTAGCGCTGCCGGCGGCCTTTTTCGCCTACTCGGCCGGCTGGCTGAGCCCGGCCCGGCTGACCCCGGCCAAACTCGTCGACCAGTTGCAGGCCAATGGCGGCAACAACATGGGCGAAAGGCGCAACCACACCAAGGGCCTTTGCGTCAGCGGGTACTTCGAGGGCAACGGCCAGGGCACGGCGGTGTCCAGCGCCACCGCCTTCACCCAGGGCCGCTACCCGGTTTCAGGGCGTTTTTCCCTGCCCGGCGGCAACCCCCACGGCAACGACGCCGCCGCCACGCCCCGCTCCCTTAGCCTGAAGATTGACGGCGGCGCCGGCCAACAATGGCGCATGGCCATGTTGTCTTCGCCGGTGTTTGTGCTGAGCCAACCCCAGGATTTCTACCAGCTGCTGAAGCTCCAGCAGCCAGACCCTGCCACCGGCAAGCCCGATGGCGCCAAGATTGGCGCCTTCTTCAAAGCCCACCCCGAAAGCGCCCCTTTCCTGAACTGGGCCAAAAACCACAAGCGCTCCGACAGCTTTGCCAGCACCCCGTTTAACAGCCTCAACGCCTTTGCGGCCACCAACGCCGACGGCGAGCGCCGCTTTGTGCGCTGGTCCTTCCTGCCCCAGGCCCCCTTTGCCGCCCAGCCGGCGGGCGCCGGCCCGGACTTTTTGTTTACCGATCTCCAAAAGCGCCTGGAAGAGGGCCCGGTCAGCTGGCAGCTGCAATTGCAGCTGGCCAACCCAGGGGACCCGGTCACCGATGCCACCAAGGCCTGGCCTGCCGATCGCCAGCACATCGACGTGGGCACCCTGGTGCTGACCCAGGCCGAGCCCGGGAGCAGCGGCGCCTGCCGCGACATCAACTTCGACCCCACCATACTGCCAGCAGGCCTTAGCCCCTCGGCCGACCCACTGCTGCCGGCCCGCTCCGCCGTCTATTCCGACGACTTCACCCGCCGCATCGGTGAACAAGCCAAGCTGGAGGACAAATCATGA
- a CDS encoding RNA polymerase sigma factor, whose translation MNSDMNELDSVILDQLPSLRRFALSLTRTPFDADDLVQATVEKAILGWQQRRQQGAVRPWLFSILYRHFIDGQRRNGRFKKLLQLFSGDEGETATLEQQLEEHHALALFAKLPEPQRSILVLVSVEGLSYQEVSEALAIPMGTVMSRLSRARQAYRQLLEEVPAQGNAEGRLRVIR comes from the coding sequence ATGAACTCGGACATGAATGAACTGGACTCGGTCATCCTTGACCAACTGCCAAGCCTGAGGCGCTTTGCCCTGTCGCTTACCCGCACGCCTTTTGACGCCGACGACCTGGTCCAGGCCACGGTGGAAAAGGCTATCCTCGGCTGGCAGCAGCGCCGGCAGCAGGGGGCGGTAAGGCCTTGGTTATTCTCCATTCTTTATCGCCACTTTATCGACGGCCAGCGCCGCAACGGCCGCTTTAAAAAGCTGTTGCAGCTCTTTAGCGGCGATGAGGGCGAAACCGCCACCCTGGAGCAGCAGTTGGAAGAGCACCACGCCCTGGCCCTTTTTGCCAAACTGCCCGAGCCGCAGCGCAGCATCCTGGTGCTGGTGTCGGTTGAAGGCCTGAGCTACCAGGAAGTGAGCGAGGCGCTGGCCATTCCCATGGGCACCGTCATGTCGCGCCTGTCACGGGCCCGCCAGGCCTATCGCCAGTTACTTGAAGAGGTGCCGGCCCAAGGCAACGCCGAGGGCCGGCTGAGGGTGATCCGATGA
- a CDS encoding anti-sigma factor family protein: MKPSQEQLQAYLDDELAAAERAVVEDYLARHPEVAQQLARYRRDSEALRQGFSQVPLAANPALHPFAVRRAIKARRRRRFATAATLVLALGCGWFGGSQWQSRLYAKAMLPMSDAVEAYRLFSQAPAKGVDQAQLAGWFDSHFKGASLPPALDNYGLKRVGAELMATAEGPAAMVLYRNDKGQALLFFIRPPGPRHHMLPKGERQDGSLLARYWSDKDFNYALVSPHDSPLVPRGPFGSI, encoded by the coding sequence ATGAAACCTAGCCAAGAGCAGCTCCAGGCGTACCTAGACGACGAACTGGCCGCCGCCGAGCGCGCCGTGGTGGAAGACTACCTGGCCCGCCACCCCGAGGTTGCCCAGCAGCTGGCCCGTTACCGCCGCGACAGCGAGGCGCTGCGCCAGGGATTTAGCCAAGTGCCCCTGGCTGCCAACCCGGCCTTACATCCCTTTGCGGTGCGCCGGGCAATCAAGGCCCGGCGCCGGCGCCGCTTTGCCACCGCCGCCACCCTGGTGTTGGCCCTGGGCTGCGGTTGGTTTGGCGGCAGCCAATGGCAGAGCCGTCTTTATGCCAAAGCGATGTTGCCCATGAGCGATGCGGTGGAAGCCTACCGGCTCTTTAGCCAGGCCCCTGCCAAGGGTGTGGACCAGGCCCAGCTGGCCGGTTGGTTCGACAGCCATTTCAAGGGAGCCAGCCTGCCGCCGGCCCTGGACAACTACGGCCTGAAGCGGGTGGGGGCCGAGCTGATGGCCACCGCCGAAGGGCCGGCCGCCATGGTGCTGTACCGCAACGACAAGGGCCAGGCGCTGCTGTTCTTTATCCGCCCGCCAGGGCCGCGCCACCATATGCTGCCCAAGGGGGAGCGCCAAGACGGCAGCCTGCTGGCCCGCTATTGGTCAGACAAGGATTTCAACTATGCCCTGGTCAGCCCCCATGACAGCCCGCTGGTGCCCAGGGGCCCCTTTGGCAGTATCTAG
- a CDS encoding LysR family transcriptional regulator, giving the protein MDDGITLKKLDIFLTFMRTGTLAEAAEALGLSAVSVHRAIHSLEEALKCPLFRQEGRLLVPLPSAQVLAEQGQQVLASLDDAIKAVRETAGVYSNQFKLGALYSLTLGTVPQLIAGLKLRKGELNIELSLDSNTVLFNKLKALELDVILVALEPGFEDPDFITLPLFEDDICLAVPPDSPLQALPQTNLDNLNDATFVTLAKGFATSQDSYRAFDKAGMTPNVVMQVSDIFSLISMVSAGVGLALLPRRVEAVFENKIRLIPLAPECQVTQQISMVCLASRERDPRILSCIAECRSYARRIASK; this is encoded by the coding sequence GTGGACGACGGCATTACCCTTAAAAAACTCGATATCTTCCTTACCTTTATGCGCACCGGCACCCTGGCGGAGGCGGCCGAAGCCCTGGGGCTGAGCGCGGTGAGCGTGCACAGGGCCATTCATTCCCTGGAAGAGGCCCTCAAGTGCCCGCTGTTTCGCCAGGAGGGGCGCTTGCTGGTGCCACTGCCCAGCGCCCAGGTACTGGCCGAGCAAGGCCAGCAGGTGCTGGCGTCCCTGGACGATGCCATCAAGGCGGTGCGGGAAACGGCCGGGGTGTACTCCAACCAGTTCAAGCTGGGGGCGCTCTATTCGTTGACCCTGGGCACAGTGCCGCAGCTCATTGCCGGCCTTAAGCTTCGCAAGGGCGAGCTCAATATCGAGCTGAGCCTGGACTCCAATACGGTGCTGTTCAACAAGCTCAAGGCCCTGGAACTGGACGTGATCCTGGTGGCCCTGGAGCCCGGCTTTGAAGACCCGGATTTCATCACCCTGCCGCTCTTTGAAGACGATATCTGCCTGGCGGTACCGCCGGACTCGCCCTTACAGGCCCTGCCCCAGACCAATCTCGACAACCTCAACGACGCCACCTTCGTGACCCTGGCCAAGGGCTTTGCCACCAGCCAAGACAGCTACCGGGCCTTCGACAAGGCCGGCATGACCCCCAACGTGGTGATGCAGGTGTCGGATATTTTTTCGCTCATTTCCATGGTCAGTGCCGGGGTGGGCCTGGCGCTGCTGCCAAGGCGGGTGGAAGCGGTGTTCGAGAATAAAATCCGCCTTATTCCCCTGGCCCCCGAGTGCCAGGTTACCCAGCAGATCTCCATGGTGTGTCTGGCCAGCCGCGAGCGGGACCCACGCATCCTAAGCTGCATTGCCGAGTGTCGCAGCTATGCCAGGCGTATCGCCTCCAAATGA
- the madM gene encoding malonate transporter subunit MadM yields the protein MFDALLKVSNTYSMVVGFAVIGLIMWLSYWLSAKLTSGRIHGSAIAILCGLVLAYIGGIISGGKHGLMDLPLLSGIGIVGGTMLRDFAIVATGYGVKVEELKKAGFVGILALLLGVLSSFVAGVAVAMAFGYTDAVSLTTIGAGAVTYIVGPVTGAAIGASSEVMALSIAAGLVKSILVMVATPFVAKYIGLNNPRTAVLFGGLMGTSSGVAAGLAATDPKLVPYGCLTAAFYTAAGCLLGPSLLFLAMLAITGQ from the coding sequence ATGTTTGACGCACTGCTCAAGGTCTCCAACACCTACAGCATGGTGGTGGGTTTTGCGGTTATCGGCCTCATCATGTGGCTGTCGTACTGGCTGTCGGCCAAGCTCACCTCCGGGCGTATCCACGGCAGTGCCATCGCCATCCTCTGCGGCCTGGTGCTAGCCTATATCGGCGGCATCATCAGCGGCGGCAAGCATGGCTTGATGGACCTGCCGCTGCTCTCTGGCATCGGCATTGTCGGCGGCACCATGCTGCGGGACTTTGCCATCGTCGCCACAGGTTACGGGGTCAAGGTCGAGGAGCTGAAAAAGGCCGGTTTCGTGGGGATACTGGCGCTGCTGCTGGGGGTCCTGTCCTCCTTTGTGGCAGGTGTGGCGGTGGCCATGGCCTTTGGTTACACCGACGCGGTGAGCCTCACCACCATAGGTGCCGGCGCCGTAACCTACATCGTTGGCCCGGTGACCGGCGCCGCCATCGGTGCCAGCTCGGAAGTGATGGCGCTGTCCATCGCCGCCGGCTTGGTCAAATCCATCCTGGTGATGGTCGCCACCCCTTTCGTGGCCAAGTACATCGGCCTTAACAACCCCCGCACCGCCGTGCTGTTCGGTGGCCTGATGGGCACCTCCAGCGGTGTGGCGGCCGGTCTTGCCGCCACCGATCCCAAACTGGTGCCCTACGGCTGCCTGACCGCCGCCTTCTACACCGCTGCCGGTTGCCTGCTGGGCCCCTCACTGCTCTTTCTGGCTATGCTGGCAATCACAGGTCAATAA
- the madL gene encoding malonate transporter subunit MadL encodes MIIYGVTLLAVCTLLGVAIGQLLGTLIGIPANVGGVGIAMVLLVLVGSTLQKRGVLDLKSEQGIEFFSAIYVPVVVAMAAKQNVYGALTGGPMAITAGIAAVVLGFALVPVLDRWGRESQSEEQTEAMTAEESRHV; translated from the coding sequence ATGATCATTTACGGCGTCACCTTACTGGCGGTCTGCACCCTCTTGGGTGTGGCCATAGGCCAGCTCCTTGGCACCCTTATCGGTATCCCCGCCAACGTAGGCGGCGTGGGTATCGCCATGGTGCTGTTGGTGCTGGTGGGCAGTACCTTGCAAAAAAGAGGGGTATTGGATTTAAAAAGCGAACAGGGCATCGAGTTTTTCAGTGCCATCTATGTGCCCGTGGTGGTGGCCATGGCCGCCAAGCAAAACGTCTACGGCGCCCTGACCGGTGGCCCCATGGCCATTACCGCCGGCATTGCCGCCGTGGTGCTGGGCTTTGCCCTGGTGCCGGTACTGGACCGCTGGGGGCGGGAAAGTCAAAGCGAAGAACAGACAGAAGCCATGACCGCCGAGGAGAGCCGCCATGTTTGA
- the mdcH gene encoding malonate decarboxylase subunit epsilon, protein MSAVFTCPGQGAQRPGMLQKLPAHPAAQAVAASAEAVLGQALTTLDSDNALGHSRNVQLSLLISSVAWGRYLLSEGCKPRFVLGLSIGAFPAAVLAESLTFEDALQLVALRGDLMQNAFPSSFGMMAVTGLDRYQVQALLERNGSGESYLANINADNQCVLSGSWAGLDALKPSIAKAGGHCQALSVTVPSHCPLLDEQALVLKSALDKVAMQAPRIGYVSASKARLLRDKDAIRDDLAMNMARQVHWLDASRLLAERGVSAAIELPPSGTLTGLFRRVLPQGHCVGADSTRLDSLQLLCSG, encoded by the coding sequence ATGAGCGCCGTATTTACCTGCCCAGGCCAGGGGGCCCAGCGCCCCGGCATGCTGCAAAAGCTGCCGGCGCACCCCGCCGCCCAAGCCGTCGCTGCCAGCGCCGAGGCGGTGCTGGGCCAGGCCCTTACCACCCTCGACAGCGACAACGCTCTTGGCCACAGCCGCAACGTGCAATTATCGCTCTTGATAAGTAGCGTTGCCTGGGGCCGCTACCTGCTGAGCGAAGGCTGCAAGCCGCGCTTTGTGCTGGGGCTTTCCATCGGCGCCTTCCCGGCGGCGGTGCTGGCCGAAAGCCTGACCTTTGAAGACGCTTTGCAACTGGTGGCCCTGCGCGGGGACCTGATGCAAAACGCCTTTCCCAGCAGCTTTGGCATGATGGCGGTAACGGGCCTGGACCGTTACCAGGTGCAGGCACTGCTGGAGAGAAACGGCTCGGGGGAGTCGTATCTGGCCAATATCAATGCCGACAACCAGTGCGTGCTCTCAGGCTCCTGGGCCGGGCTGGACGCCCTTAAGCCGTCTATTGCCAAGGCCGGCGGCCATTGCCAGGCCCTTAGCGTCACGGTGCCGTCCCACTGCCCGCTGCTGGATGAGCAGGCCCTGGTACTGAAATCCGCCCTGGATAAGGTGGCCATGCAGGCGCCCCGTATCGGTTATGTCAGCGCCAGCAAGGCACGGCTGCTGCGGGACAAAGACGCTATCCGGGACGATTTGGCCATGAACATGGCGCGGCAGGTGCACTGGCTCGATGCCAGCCGCCTGCTGGCCGAACGCGGCGTCAGCGCCGCCATAGAACTGCCCCCCAGCGGCACCCTCACCGGCTTGTTCCGGCGAGTGTTGCCGCAGGGGCACTGCGTCGGGGCAGACAGCACCCGGCTCGATAGCCTTCAGCTTTTATGCAGCGGCTGA
- a CDS encoding malonate decarboxylase holo-ACP synthase: MNWQPHDLLWVKAGSLLAPAGEQLAPWAAALTGPVVVRRAPSSATLVPVGLRGSNKAERQGAFVPKAAVEKALTPFDLVRHKSWFGHRLRGQHPVLVTLDRIAGLLGDYQWGITGSLGYELASGIRQLTGSSDLDLLLRCQGPLARSEAKALWQALNLGPCQLDVQLALPGGAVALAEWAGPSTKVLLKTDQGPLLTGQPWQEQVA, from the coding sequence ATGAACTGGCAACCCCACGACTTGTTGTGGGTGAAAGCCGGCAGCCTGTTGGCGCCGGCCGGGGAGCAGCTCGCGCCCTGGGCGGCGGCGCTTACCGGCCCGGTGGTGGTGCGCCGGGCACCCAGCAGCGCCACCCTGGTGCCGGTGGGGCTTCGCGGCAGCAATAAGGCCGAACGCCAGGGCGCCTTTGTACCCAAGGCCGCAGTAGAAAAGGCCCTGACGCCCTTTGATCTGGTGCGCCATAAAAGCTGGTTCGGCCACCGCCTTCGCGGCCAGCACCCGGTGCTGGTTACCCTGGACCGGATAGCGGGGCTCCTTGGCGATTATCAGTGGGGCATCACCGGCAGCCTGGGGTATGAACTGGCAAGCGGCATCCGCCAGCTGACCGGCAGCTCAGACCTCGACCTGCTGCTGCGCTGCCAGGGGCCTTTGGCAAGAAGCGAGGCCAAGGCGCTTTGGCAGGCGCTAAACCTTGGCCCTTGCCAGCTCGACGTGCAGCTGGCGCTGCCGGGGGGCGCCGTGGCCCTGGCCGAATGGGCCGGCCCCAGCACCAAGGTCCTTTTAAAAACCGACCAGGGGCCGCTGTTGACCGGCCAGCCCTGGCAGGAGCAAGTGGCATGA
- the mdcE gene encoding biotin-independent malonate decarboxylase subunit gamma, with the protein MSRGQHWFDALTQNMQQKPSPVPSVCVADGELAGRPCRVILVRPDAANPFPRARSGEVGLLEGWALAKVVQEATGDKRTLLAIVDVPSQAYGRREEALGIHQALAAAAGAYAKARQAGHPVLALLVGKAMSGAFLAHGYQANAILALDDAGVMVHAMGKAAAARVTQRSEEDLDRLAASIPPMAYDLKNYASLGLLSGRIEVSSAEAPTGSDLEKVNAALAAAQQQALGSTSLAHRLDGENRQASKKVRQLLRQQWALES; encoded by the coding sequence ATGAGCCGTGGCCAACACTGGTTTGACGCCCTGACCCAGAACATGCAGCAAAAGCCTAGCCCCGTGCCCTCGGTGTGCGTTGCCGACGGCGAGCTGGCCGGCCGCCCCTGCCGGGTCATTCTGGTGCGCCCCGATGCCGCCAACCCCTTCCCCCGCGCCCGCAGCGGCGAAGTGGGGCTGCTGGAAGGCTGGGCGCTTGCCAAGGTGGTGCAAGAAGCCACCGGCGATAAGCGCACCCTGCTGGCCATTGTCGATGTGCCCAGCCAAGCTTATGGCCGCCGCGAAGAGGCTCTGGGTATTCATCAGGCCCTGGCCGCCGCTGCCGGCGCCTACGCCAAGGCCCGCCAGGCCGGGCACCCGGTGCTGGCGCTGTTGGTAGGCAAGGCCATGTCCGGCGCCTTTTTGGCCCACGGCTACCAGGCCAACGCCATCCTGGCCCTGGACGATGCCGGCGTCATGGTGCACGCCATGGGTAAGGCCGCTGCGGCCAGGGTCACCCAGCGCAGCGAAGAAGACTTGGACCGCCTGGCCGCCAGCATCCCGCCCATGGCCTACGACCTTAAAAACTACGCCTCTTTGGGGCTGCTGAGCGGCCGCATTGAGGTGTCAAGCGCCGAGGCCCCCACCGGCAGCGACCTTGAAAAGGTCAACGCGGCCCTTGCCGCTGCCCAGCAGCAAGCCCTTGGCAGCACCAGCCTTGCCCACCGCCTGGACGGCGAAAACCGCCAGGCCTCCAAGAAAGTGCGCCAGCTGCTGCGCCAGCAATGGGCGCTGGAGTCATGA
- a CDS encoding biotin-independent malonate decarboxylase subunit beta, producing the protein MSHNFADASARQRAKLLLDDGSFRELLGPFDRLTSPWLERQGIVPQFDDGVVIAKGRIDGQSAVVAAIEGGFQGGSLGEVAGAKIAGALELALEDNQKGIPTAAVLVLETGGVRLQEANLGLAAIAEIQSAIVALRAHQPVIGIITGPVGCFGGMSIAAGLCSYLIMTREGRLGLNGPLVIEQEAGIGEYNAADRPFIWSLSGGEQRLAGGLVDACTGESTGSVASALRYYLKKGLPKVQRSDAFDRFLPALLELDNSQQLDAAGARAILKGVQA; encoded by the coding sequence ATGTCGCATAACTTTGCCGACGCCAGCGCCCGCCAGCGGGCCAAATTGCTGCTCGATGACGGCAGCTTTCGTGAACTCCTCGGCCCCTTTGACCGCCTCACATCACCCTGGCTTGAGCGCCAGGGCATAGTGCCGCAGTTTGACGACGGCGTAGTGATCGCCAAAGGCCGCATCGACGGCCAAAGCGCCGTGGTAGCGGCCATCGAAGGGGGCTTTCAGGGCGGCAGCCTTGGCGAAGTCGCCGGCGCTAAAATCGCCGGCGCCCTGGAACTGGCCCTGGAAGACAACCAAAAGGGCATCCCCACCGCTGCCGTGCTGGTGCTGGAAACCGGCGGCGTGCGCCTGCAAGAGGCCAACCTGGGCCTGGCCGCCATCGCCGAAATTCAATCGGCCATTGTTGCCCTTCGCGCCCACCAGCCGGTTATCGGCATTATCACCGGGCCCGTGGGCTGCTTTGGCGGCATGTCCATCGCCGCCGGCCTTTGCAGCTACCTCATCATGACCCGCGAAGGGCGCCTGGGTCTTAACGGCCCGCTGGTTATCGAGCAAGAAGCGGGCATTGGCGAATACAACGCCGCCGACCGCCCCTTTATCTGGAGCCTTTCTGGCGGCGAGCAGCGCCTGGCCGGCGGCCTGGTGGACGCCTGCACCGGCGAGAGCACAGGCAGCGTTGCCAGCGCCCTGCGTTACTACCTGAAAAAGGGCCTGCCCAAGGTGCAGCGCAGCGACGCCTTTGACCGTTTCCTGCCGGCCCTTTTGGAACTCGACAACAGCCAGCAGCTGGACGCCGCCGGCGCCCGGGCCATTTTAAAAGGAGTGCAAGCATGA
- the mdcC gene encoding malonate decarboxylase acyl carrier protein, translating into METFALTQDATNQPLGRALVGCVASGDLEVMIEPATDAKAHIHITSNSANPGRWQQIVSAITQSQPLPAMRMDIHDFAATPGVIRLRIEQALELAKEEANHVA; encoded by the coding sequence ATGGAAACCTTCGCACTGACCCAAGACGCCACCAACCAGCCCCTGGGCCGGGCCCTGGTGGGCTGCGTTGCCTCAGGGGACCTGGAAGTGATGATTGAGCCGGCCACCGATGCCAAGGCGCACATTCACATCACCAGCAACAGCGCCAACCCCGGCCGCTGGCAGCAAATAGTGAGCGCCATCACCCAAAGCCAGCCGCTGCCGGCCATGCGCATGGACATTCACGACTTTGCCGCCACCCCGGGGGTGATTCGCCTGCGCATCGAACAAGCCCTGGAACTGGCCAAAGAGGAGGCTAACCATGTCGCATAA
- a CDS encoding triphosphoribosyl-dephospho-CoA synthase: MKALALTPSAHKAALARWALLAEAELTPKPALVDRRSSGAHGDMDLALMRRSAAALEPWFEKMAALTGPRNGDFRAALGLLGREAESAMLAATGGINTHKGAIWALGLLLAAPDAPQAEALLASAGTLAQLADPFSPALPPSHGEQAMARYKLGGARAQAQAGFPQIRDQGLPALRQSRARGDSEQTARLNSLLAIMTALSDTCVLHRAGLKGLDAMQQGAQAVLDAGGAGTLAGRRALKRLDATLLALNASAGGAADLLAATLLTDKLCPEQEG; encoded by the coding sequence ATGAAAGCCCTCGCCCTCACCCCTTCGGCGCACAAAGCGGCCTTGGCCCGCTGGGCCTTGCTGGCCGAGGCCGAACTCACCCCCAAACCGGCGCTGGTGGACAGGCGCTCAAGCGGCGCCCATGGCGATATGGACTTGGCGCTGATGCGCCGCTCCGCCGCCGCCCTTGAGCCCTGGTTTGAAAAAATGGCGGCGCTAACCGGCCCCCGCAACGGAGATTTTCGCGCCGCCCTTGGCCTTTTGGGCCGTGAGGCCGAAAGCGCCATGCTTGCCGCCACCGGCGGCATCAATACCCACAAGGGCGCCATCTGGGCCTTGGGGTTGCTGCTGGCCGCGCCTGACGCTCCCCAGGCAGAAGCGCTGCTGGCAAGCGCCGGGACCCTTGCCCAACTGGCAGACCCGTTCTCCCCGGCCCTGCCCCCAAGCCACGGCGAGCAGGCCATGGCCCGCTATAAGCTTGGCGGCGCCCGGGCACAGGCCCAGGCCGGTTTCCCGCAAATTCGTGACCAGGGCCTGCCGGCCCTTCGCCAAAGCCGCGCGCGTGGCGACAGCGAACAGACCGCTCGCCTTAACAGCCTTTTGGCCATCATGACCGCCCTTAGCGACACCTGCGTGCTGCACCGCGCCGGGCTCAAGGGCCTTGATGCCATGCAGCAAGGCGCCCAGGCCGTGCTGGACGCCGGCGGCGCCGGCACCCTCGCTGGCAGGCGTGCCCTCAAGCGGCTGGACGCCACCCTTTTAGCCCTAAATGCCTCGGCCGGGGGCGCTGCCGATCTGCTGGCCGCCACCTTGCTGACCGACAAGCTTTGCCCAGAACAGGAGGGGTAA